The DNA region GAAAGGACTTTGGCGAGACATTGAGGATTTTCGAAAAGCAAATCTTGCAGATACAGGGTTTTAAGGAAGGGAAAATCAACAGAGGAAAAAGAAGTGAATCTTAACCCCTCCAGCTTGAGAACCACAAGATTTGTGAAAGTGAAGATGAGAGGCGACATATGTGTTTTGTTGGCTGTAACCCCCCTTCTGGGCAAAAAAATCCAGGGTAAGGGGAGGGCGATATCAAGGTGCTCAACTAGGCGGTGCTTAACTAGGTGATTCACGGCAGATTTAACACACGCAGCGGCATTGGTATAGTCCTTACAGTACAGCCAGGAGAATCTGAGGCGGAATTTTcggataggttggtggtggtgccgGTGCCGGTGCCGGGAGAATCTGAGGCGGGAGCTGATAAATGCATTGACAGACTCAATGAAGCGAGCATGCTCCTCTTTGCTTATATTGCAATCATCAATGTCGAGAGTGGGGAGTGAACGCCACAGTGATTTCCACTTCTTCGCGAGAACGCTGGTGGCGACGGCGTTCTTTGTTGGGAGAAAAGAGAGTATGCGGCAGAGAAGTTCCTCCGGTAAAATGCTAATCCTATCGTCGTCCATAGTAGATGAATGCAGAAGCTTACGGTTCCTGCTTTCCATTGAAACgcaacttcagcttcttcaaacaATAATTCACACGATTATGCCTGTGGAAATCGTGGTCTCCAAGCGCGCGCAATGGGGAATTTTGAGGGCGGGCATGGAGTTTCGCGGTTGCAGTTGGGGATTTGGGGATATAAACCCTAAACTTTTCTCTGTGTTGGGCGCGGAAAATACCAAATAAATAGCCACAAGGGGATGTGATTGGTAAATGTCTGGAATGCCCtatcaatttcttttttttttttgaacatggCTGAAAATATTATTAAGAAACAGGAAGCCAATAGGTTTCAATTTCATTTATATAAGCATTTTCACTAGAATATCATGAGCCTATTATTTCTTGGGCTATCATCCCCGTTTTGTTAGTCTCGATATAACTTAGGTGATAAGAGCTAGATGCATATGGATTGAGGTAGGAGAGGACGAGAGGTACAAGATCAATTTCTGAAGGAtctaatttatctttccaatgtaaaaaGAACTCACTTTGTCATTCTCTTTTTAATTGTTTAAAATTATTGAAAGTTAATATGTTTGgacttaaaaaaattgaaagtaagACTGATATAACTTAGTGAAGcctaaataaattttaatcaattaaaaatattattagaaaaataatttcaaagaaATTGTTGTTtgcatttattttctttttaatgcaTGAAGCTcatttttaagaaataaaataaaatttgattctttttttagtagattaaataaaatctgatttattcacactttttttcatttttatctcattttctcttcttatttttctcttttttcctattccattatttatcatatttctCCATTTTCCTTTTTTGTGAGTGTCATTAAAATGTAAATCAAAACATATAGATATCATAACTCGATGTGCTAGAGCTATAGTTGAGTAACCAAGGTTCACTCTCCCAATAAATTTAATACTTGAAAATCTTTGTTAAAAGGTCTCCGAAGATTGGGAGAAGATTTTGATTTGGTTTTGTTCATTTTTCTCTCTAAAATTGTAAGACCCGTGATTAATTCAGGGAAATAAACTTAGTTAATTTCCCTCTCTCAATCTCAATTAGAGGTGTACAAAACCCTGCCCTACCCGCTAATCCGTCCCGGCCCAAGCATTTAGGGTCGGGTCCAGCCCACCCCGATCTTGAAAAGAAGACAAAAGAAATCGTCTAACTTCTAACCCGACTTCGAGTAGGGATGTTGAGTCACCCGACCGGCCCAACATGGCAACATATAGATTTTTTAAAGTTtcctttaatatattaatacttTACTACTTATAGTACCTATTCCCTTGGTGTTTCACTTGTTACATTTTTTCATATTCAACCTCTTTGTGCGACTGCACTACTTTTCCTTCTCCCACACACTTGCATCGTCCCATCATTGATGACATGTATATGAATTATGAATGATGTATATATATGAGCTAGAGTGTTTTTTAGAAATTCCCATAAGACGGATTATGTAAGAAAGTATTGGATTTTGAGTAGCCATTATCTTAATCTATTTCCTGTCAATAAGTTAATATTAAATGGGCGAACCTAGTTATTAAGCTACATgatgtatatgatgatgaataCATTTCTGTTAGCAAGCTTAAACAGTTTCTATTTAGGATGGATATAGATCAACCTTTTCATTTATTTAACTATCAGTTTACTCAAATTGGTACGATTAAATTTAGATACAGAgaattaaacatttttttttcctgttatATGGTATATTTTCATGATTGTGAAGAGGCTAGCATTCTCTCTATTTTCACTTGAAATTAAAGGCTGTTATTGGTATTACAAAATTTGGTTCATTGAAATTATCTCAAATTTCATCGATAAATATACGAACTTCTTTGAAATCCTCAAGAACTGGGCATCCAAAAAGGACTTTGGCGAGACATTGAGGTTTTTCGAAAAACAAAGCTTGGAGATGCAGGGTTTTAAGGAAGGGAAAATGAACAGAGGAAAAAGAAGTGAATCTTAACCCATCCAGCTTGAGAACCACAAGATTTGTGAAAGTGAAGATGAGAGGCGACATAATGTGTTTTGTTGGTTGTAACCCCCCTTCTGATTGTAGGCGAATAATCCAGGGTAAGGGGAGGGCGATATCAAGGTGCTTAACTCGGCAGTGCTTAACTAGGTGATTCACGGCAAATGTAACACACGCAGCGACATTGGTATAGTCCTTACAGTACTAAGAGAATCTGAGGCGGAATTTTCGGATAGGTTGGCGTTGCCGAGAGAATCTGAGTTGGGAGTGGATAAATGCAGAGATAGGCTCAACGAAGCGAGCATGTTCCTCTTTGCTTATATTGTTGTCATCAATGTCGAGAGTGGGGAGTGAACGCCATAGCGAGAACACTGGTGGCGACGACGTTCTTTGTTGGGAGAAAAGAGAGTATGCGGCAGAGAAGTTCCTCTGGTAAACTGCTAATCCTATCTTCGATAGTAGATGAATGCAGAAGCTTACAGTCTCTGCTTTCCATTGAAATgcaacttcagcttcttcaacCGTGAAACTCGCTTGTATTTTGCAGGGGAGTTTCTGCGCTTAGTAGTGGGGATTTGGGGGAGAAAAACCCTAACGTGTTTCATTCATAAAATTGTGTGTGCCCGCGCGCGTGCTTTGTGTGTGCTGTGTGCGTGATACGTGCGTTggttaagaaagaaaaataaccCTCACAGTTTATTCTCAAGCCAATTTGATGAGGTGAAGTCAATTTGATGATGTGTCACTCCCAGATGAATTCTCTTCTCTTATGTTGACACGTGTCACacttaattattaaataaaatcttgacatattattttatttcaaatgaaatcaatcttgacctattttgatttaaatctgagaaactttttcataaaatattaaaattttaaagatttttcctaattatctaagatttacctagattaaataaaaaactaaaaataccataaaaattgattaataaaaactcataaaatccttaattaaataaaaataacataaaatttaattaatactctaaagataataaataaaaactatcaaaatctaccaaatcataatgaaaactcataaaattctaaattaaataaaaattcgaaaattcaataaaaataccataaaatgtAATTCATACTCCAAaaacaaactttttcttcacctaaatttattttcataacaaatcttgaaaccgattttttaaaggtaattttaaatctgagaaactttttcataaaatattaaaaatttaaaagatttgccctaattatctaagattgtGCCTTCCTCCATCGAAGATTTTTGTGCATATTGTGATTACGTTTCTTTGATTTCAAATAgtgattctattttttttttagagaacaAGCGATTTATTAAGATAGAAAGAAAATACAACCCCTCAAAGAAGGGACGAAGCAAAACAACCCAAAAAACACAAACCCCAGCTAAGGAAAGGAAATTGATTCagtttttttcctttaaaactTCCTTAGGGTCTGAAACGTAGCCAATATTTCTGATCCGGTTCTAGTTTTGATTCTTACGAAGAAGCAaggttgatgattttttttatgatgcacaggtcactcaaattgatgaaagcatatgaagagctcatatttaatcttcatgagcatgtctagcccattcttaaggttggttcatcttTCCTTGAAATTCATCAACTTTACATATAATCAATCATGTTTTAGTACGCCAATTGGGTGACatatcttactttgctctatatatttccttaagttcaatttaaattgatttttagtataagttcattggtgaagtaaccacaattactTTTGGCATTACATAACTTATGAATTAAGCTGTCTTGATACTTGATAGTATATCCTATGGATAGAATTATTTTCAATGGGGGAATTATGAGTTTGGatgggagaattattttgttcttttctCACATATATGGATAATTTTTTGGGGTGTTCACATAAGGGGCATtacatcatttttttgtttcacttcactgaaatgtgcctttgatttttGCAACTTATGATGTGAATCCGATTCACTCGATTTGATTAGTAGCACAATTGTACTCCAGTAATGATTAGCACACATTAGAGCAAATATCATAAGTGTTTTATGCTGATGACCCCGTCAAAATTTGGTGCCAAATGCAGTCTTACTTCTTATTTCTTATCATTCTTATACATGTGCTAAGTAAAAGCTTGagcattttcttatttttgcgTTTCATGCTTGGTTCATATCAGAAATCTCTGGATTAGAGTCTCTTCCAAGTTCCGAAAGACACTTTTTCAAACAGTGTGAGAAGGAATGCTTGAGAAACTGCTCTCATACAACCCATGCAGTTGCTGATGTGAGGAGTGGTGGAAACTACGTAGATTAGACACAATTCATGAATTGGAGATTGGGGTTTTTGTCTAACGGtgaaattttcttaatttaaggGTTTTTGTGAATTGATTATTCGAAACTTGAGTGTTATGTTTTTCTATTTCTGTATTAGTTAGTTTTCTTTGAGTTTCTTGTTATTGTAATCTACTGTGATAAGTGCGCCCAGGCCTGAATTTTCTATTTGTTTTTTGTTGTAGTTTAAAGAGCTTGATACAAGGATTTGAGTATGTGGGTGGTGGCGCTGGCCATGAATCACCTGACCGAAGTACGTTTTTTTGGTAtgtctcttttactttaaaaCAAGGGGCCTCTTTACCTGTGGTTTTGTAATGTGTGATTTTACTCACGAAGAAGTATTGCATCTTTGAACAAGTTGTAGAAAGTGAGGACAGATGCAATATGTGGTTCTCCCTCTGTATTTCTCTTTTAATGACTCGCTGTGATTTGCAGAAGTTCTTTAGATATGCAATTCTTCCCTTTTCTAATTGtatgagaaaatagattttgttggaatttttttgttttttctgagtGGGTTTGCtcggttttattttttttttctacaagaAAAGATAGGATGAAACCATATGGATTTGATTCACATTTTGTTTGAGGAAAGCATATTGGACActaaatttgattttagtttttgtttagtCCAAATACTCAACACATGACATTCATAATTAACCTTAAAAAGCTAAAGGTGTCTTAAACAAAACATACAAAATAGAACCAACAAAACAAGGAACAAGAGGAAAAGCAAGAACTAGAAGAGAATAGTTATTGTGTCAAGCTATTAACTAGTTAAaaggaagaaatgaagaaaatactTGCAGCTACCAAAGCtagattgttatcattcaaagaAAAGTTTGCAAATAAAGTTTACAATTTGCAGACTGCCTTGTGCATGAGGATAATTCTTTAGGATTCTTAAGCTCTCCCTGTTGATTTACATCTGAGATGTTGCATATAGTCATGCTCTCTAAAAATCTTCCATTCTGGAGAATATATCTTGCAAATTGAAACTCACCTTCGGTGCCGCTATAATCATTTAGATAGCATTTTTTAAGGTGTAACAGAATGCATTCAGGAACAGATTGTGGGCATTGCCAATCTCTTAATTCACCTTTAATTTCACCAAACTTATAGATAGGAAAGTTTCGCTGTTAACAAttacacaaaataaataaataaaggaaaacatgtgaagaaatgataaaaaataaaaataaaatcctaaGCCTCTAAGCAAACCTGGTCAATGACAAGAACTTGAAGTTTAGGGCAATCCTTGAGCAGTTCCACTGCCTCAAACAAATCTTTTTTATCACACTTTTTATAGGAGAGTTCCATATGGATTAAATTGTGAAACATGGGGAAAACAGATGGATTTGAGCTTTCGTCATTTTACAGGATTCTATAATTAATCTGCATGAGTTTTATAATAACATTAACATGATATCAAACATCCCATTTTCCTAAAGAATGAAAAACAATGATGGATAAATCACACTACCTGTTGTATGTGCAAAAATTGCACATTGTTAACAGCTTTCAGCAAAAAACCATTTCACCCAAAAATTTCAGCTCTGACCAACTTGGGTAAAGTATTAAACTCTCTCTCAGTGATCAAATCGTACATTCCATCAAAACATAGATGAAATTCTTTGAAATCCTCAAGAACAGGGCATCTGGCAAGAAGCAGGGCGAGACATCCATGTTTTGAGAAATGTAAATCTTCTAGATGTAGGGTTTTAAGGAAAGGGAAATCAACAGAggagttcagaggttccaagaaAGCTGAAACTCAAGAACAGGGCATCTGGCAAGAAGCAGGGCGAGACATCCAGCTTGAGAACCACAAGA from Lotus japonicus ecotype B-129 chromosome 2, LjGifu_v1.2 includes:
- the LOC130738557 gene encoding putative F-box/FBD/LRR-repeat protein At5g56810 isoform X1; its protein translation is MESRNRKLLHSSTMDDDRISILPEELLCRILSFLPTKNAVATSVLAKKWKSLWRSLPTLDIDDCNISKEEHARFIESVNAFISSRLRFSRHRHRHHHQPIRKFRLRFSWLYCKDYTNAAACVKSAVNHLVKHRLVEHLDIALPLPWIFLPRRGVTANKTHMSPLIFTFTNLVVLKLEGLRFTSFSSVDFPFLKTLYLQDLLFENPQCLAKVLSGCPVLEDFKEVRIFIDGEVDLIEREYFTLPKLVRANVSGRYVFLLKAVKNVQFLHINEIDDRILYKVKSTNLSVFPMFHNLTHIELSFSCIKRENWLEAVELLKYCPQLQVLVINQPYIIGKIEGQLRDWQCPQSVPEYILLRLKRCYLNEYRGTRAEFQFARYIMQNGIFLENMAICCSYEVNQEGKLKNLQELSLCTRKSAACNLSFK
- the LOC130738557 gene encoding putative F-box/FBD/LRR-repeat protein At5g56810 isoform X2, whose product is MESRNRKLLHSSTMDDDRISILPEELLCRILSFLPTKNAVATSVLAKKWKSLWRSLPTLDIDDCNISKEEHARFIESVNAFISSRLRFSRHRHRHHHQPIRKFRLRFSWLYCKDYTNAAACVKSAVNHLVKHRLVEHLDIALPLPWIFLPRRGVTANKTHMSPLIFTFTNLVVLKLEGLRFTSFSSVDFPFLKTLYLQDLLFENPQCLAKVLSGCPVLEDFKEVRIFIDGEVDLIEREYFTLPKLVRANVSGRYVFLLKAVKNVQFLHINEIDDRILYKVKSTNLSVFPMFHNLTHIELSFSCIKRENWLEAVELLKYCPQLQVLVINQPYIIGKIEGQLRDWQCPQSVPEYILLRLKRCYLNEYRGTRAEFQFARYIMQNGIFLENMAICCSYERHWPCVMNSVWRGGVGSRR
- the LOC130736731 gene encoding putative FBD-associated F-box protein At5g56820; protein product: MFHNLIHMELSYKKCDKKDLFEAVELLKDCPKLQVLVIDQRNFPIYKFGEIKGELRDWQCPQSVPECILLHLKKCYLNDYSGTEGEFQFARYILQNGRFLESMTICNISDVNQQGELKNPKELSSCTRQSANCKLYLQTFL